The Primulina tabacum isolate GXHZ01 chromosome 7, ASM2559414v2, whole genome shotgun sequence genome includes a window with the following:
- the LOC142551920 gene encoding bet1-like SNARE 1-1 → MNSIRNRDTRAALFDGIEEGGIRASSSYSSHEIDEQENDRAIDGLQDRVAILKRLSGDIHEEVDSHNLMLDRMGNDMDASRGVLSGTMDKFKMVFETKSSRSMFTLVVSFVVIFLVIYYLTR, encoded by the exons GAATCGTGACACTAGAGCTGCTCTTTTTGATGGGATTGAGGAGGGAGGTATAAGGGCTTCATCATCTTACTCCTCTCATGAAATTGATGAGCAAGAGAATGATAGAGCAATTGACGGACTGCAAGATCGAGTTGCTATTCTGAAAAGA TTGTCAGGTGACATACATGAGGAAGTCGACTCTCATAACCTTATGCTGGACAGGATG GGAAATGACATGGACGCATCAAGAGGAGTTCTGTCGGGAACAATGGATAAGTTTAAGATG GTATTTGAGACCAAATCGAGCCGAAGTATGTTTACGCTCGTGGTATCTTTCGTGGTTATTTTCCTTGTCATTTACTATCTTACTCGATAA
- the LOC142551924 gene encoding LOW QUALITY PROTEIN: uncharacterized protein LOC142551924 (The sequence of the model RefSeq protein was modified relative to this genomic sequence to represent the inferred CDS: deleted 2 bases in 1 codon; substituted 1 base at 1 genomic stop codon): MISLKGDLFLLFMGFYLSWLVSECKGKFEFPQPSVCSLRECPPYEVIYSDRDYEIRSYKEANWVSSPTIIFNSYQDAANEGFLVLFNYFLGGNXTNQDEQLNMTSPILVDVKKPSADVNGSAYTIFAYLPKEYQNNIPAPDTDHIKIVKLPRHKYCAVRRFGGFIMNGNIPTEIAALRKTLQGTPYERVASTQNFTLAGYNSPFKLKDRVNEVVLWFD; the protein is encoded by the exons ATGATTTCATTGAAGGGAgatttgtttttgttatttatGGGTTTTTATTTAAGCTGGTTGGTGTCGGAATGCAAGGGTAAGTTCGAATTCCCACAACCATCGGTTTGCTCACTCAGAGAGTGCCCTCCATATGAAGTCATTTATAGTGACAGAGACTATGAGATTCGGAGTTACAAGGAAGCCAATTGGGTGTCGAGTCCTACCATTATTTTCAATTCTTACCAGGATGCTGCTAACGAGGGATTTTTAGT CTTATTCAATTACTTTCTCGGTGGCAAT TGAACAAATCAAGATGAACAATTGAACATGACATCTCCGATACTAGTCGATGTCAAGAAACCATCGGCCGATGTTAATGGCTCGGCCTACACTATATTCGCTTACTTGCCAAAAGAATACCAGAACAACATACCCGCACCAGACACGGATCATATAAAGATAGTGAAGTTACCCCGACACAAATATTGTGCTGTAAGAAGATTTGGTGGATTCATTATGAACGGCAATATTCCCACAGAGATTGCGGCCTTGAGGAAAACCCTCCAAGGCACCCCTTATGAAAGAGTGGCTTCGACCCAGAACTTCACCCTCGCGGGGTATAATTCACCATTCAAGCTCAAAGATCGTGTGAACGAAGTTGTTTTGTGGTTCGACTAA